The proteins below are encoded in one region of Eulemur rufifrons isolate Redbay chromosome 2, OSU_ERuf_1, whole genome shotgun sequence:
- the STRA6 gene encoding receptor for retinol uptake STRA6: protein MSSQAVGNQSSLGAADDSWYIDEAPGGEELQPEGAVPSCHPSVPPGLPHACLASLSILVLLLLAMLGRHRRLRPDCGHGRLGLPSPVDFLAGDRPRTVPAAVFVVLFSSLCLLLPDKDPLPFLSLALPPSPDGETETPRGNLPKITELMLVSVWI, encoded by the exons ATGTCGTCCCAGGCCGTGGGGAACCAGAGCTCCTTGGGGGCGGCAGATGACTCCTGGTACATTGACGAGGCCCCAGGGGGCGAGGAGCTCCAGCCGGAGGG GGCAGtgccctcctgccaccccagTGTGCCACCCGGCCTGCCCCACGCCTGCCTTGCCTCGCTGTCG ATCCtcgtgctgctgctgctggccatGCTGGGGAGGCACCGCCGGCTCCGGCCTGACTGTGGACACGGCAGGCTGGGCCTGCCCAG CCCTGTGGATTTCTTGGCTGGGGACAGGCCCCGGACAGTGCCTGCTGCTGTCTTCGTGGTCCTCTTCAGTTCCCTGTGTTTGCTGCTCCCTGACAAGGACCCGCTGCCCTTCCTGAGCCTCGCCTTGCCACCCAGCCCAG atggggaaactgagactccgagaggtaacttgcccaagatcacagagctgatGCTAGTCAGCGTCTGGATTTGA